A window of the Hordeum vulgare subsp. vulgare chromosome 5H, MorexV3_pseudomolecules_assembly, whole genome shotgun sequence genome harbors these coding sequences:
- the LOC123397600 gene encoding pathogenesis-related protein PRB1-2-like → MEASKLALLVVLAMAAAMANPSHAQNSPQDYVIAHNIARAAVGLGPVTWDAAVAAYAASYARQRSGDCKLVHSKAPQYGENLFWGSGKDWTAAQAVKIWADEKASYNYASNSCAAGEQCGHYTQIVWRNSTHVGCARLLCKHDAGVFITCNYSPPGNYIGQRPY, encoded by the coding sequence ATGGAGGCATCTAAACTTGCCCTTTTGGTTGTGCTGGCAATGGCAGCCGCCATGGCTAACCCCTCCCATGCCCAGAACTCGCCACAAGACTATGTCATCGCCCACAACATCGCCCGCGCCGCCGTCGGCCTGGGCCCTGTGACCTGGGATGCGGCCGTGGCGGCCTATGCAGCGAGCTACGCCAGGCAACGCTCCGGTGATTGCAAGCTAGTGCACTCAAAGGCACCACAGTACGGGGAGAACCTCTTCTGGGGCTCCGGCAAGGACTGGACGGCGGCGCAGGCCGTGAAGATATGGGCTGACGAGAAGGCCAGCTACAACTACGCATCCAACAGCTGCGCCGCCGGTGAGCAGTGCGGGCACTACACGCAGATAGTGTGGCGCAACTCGACGCATGTCGGCTGCGCGCGCCTGCTGTGCAAGCACGACGCCGGCGTGTTCATCACTTGCAATTATAGCCCTCCCGGCAACTACATTGGGCAGAGGCCATATTga